One part of the Chryseobacterium sp. 7 genome encodes these proteins:
- a CDS encoding NADP-dependent isocitrate dehydrogenase has protein sequence MSEKSKIYYTLTDEAPMLATHSFLPIVKAFTKSADIEIAVPDISLAGRILANFPEFLKDDQKIGDALAELGQLATQPDANIIKLPNISASVPQLDAAIAELQGKGFAVPNYPAEPKNDEEKAIKAKYAKVLGSAVNPVLREGNSDRRAPKAVKNYAKANPHRMGNWASDSKTDVAHMNNGDFYGTETSTTLENATKYKIVFKGNDGSESVLKDFAGLQAGEVIDSSVMNLNALKAFVQEAIEEAKKRNVLLSAHLKATMMKISDPIIFGAIVETFFKEVFTKYAETFKSLDINPNNGLADLFDKIKGNAQEAEIKADIEAALANGPRVAMVNSDKGITNFHVPSDIIVDASMAALVRGGGKMWNKDGNEEDTVCIIPDRSYAGFYQSVIDDMKAHGKLDPTTMGSVPNVGLMAQKAEEYGSHDKTFQLAADGTVEVQDEAGNVLLSQKVEKDDIFRMCQTKDAPIQDWVKLAVNRSRLSDTPAIFWLDKGRAHDREIIKKVEKYLADHDTTGLDIRILDVKDAMTETLKRAREGKDTISVSGNVLRDYLTDLFPILELGTSAKMLSIVPLMNGGGLFETGAGGSAPKHVEQFLEEGYLRWDSLGEFLALQASLEHLAQTQGNTKSQVLADALDEANAKFLATDKSPARKVGQIDNRGSHFYLAMYWAEALANQTADAELAKQFAPIALAMQENEEVINAELIGAQGKPQNIEGYYKTDTYKTYAAMRPSTVLNEIIDGI, from the coding sequence ATGTCAGAAAAATCAAAAATCTATTACACTCTTACTGATGAAGCTCCAATGCTGGCTACTCACTCGTTTTTACCAATTGTAAAAGCTTTCACAAAATCAGCAGATATCGAAATTGCTGTTCCGGATATTTCTTTGGCAGGAAGAATTTTAGCAAACTTTCCTGAGTTTTTAAAAGACGACCAAAAAATTGGTGATGCTTTGGCAGAACTGGGACAATTGGCTACACAACCCGATGCTAACATCATTAAGTTACCTAACATTTCTGCTTCTGTACCTCAATTGGATGCAGCAATTGCTGAACTACAAGGTAAAGGTTTCGCAGTTCCAAACTATCCTGCAGAGCCTAAAAATGATGAAGAAAAGGCAATCAAAGCTAAATATGCCAAAGTATTAGGAAGTGCTGTAAACCCTGTATTAAGAGAAGGTAACTCTGACAGACGTGCTCCGAAAGCTGTTAAAAACTATGCAAAAGCAAACCCTCACAGAATGGGTAACTGGGCATCTGACAGCAAAACCGATGTAGCTCACATGAACAATGGCGATTTCTATGGTACAGAAACTTCTACAACTCTGGAAAACGCGACAAAATACAAAATCGTATTCAAAGGAAATGACGGTTCTGAATCTGTATTAAAAGACTTCGCAGGTCTTCAGGCTGGTGAGGTAATTGATTCTTCTGTAATGAACCTAAATGCATTAAAAGCATTCGTTCAGGAAGCTATTGAGGAAGCTAAGAAAAGAAATGTACTTCTTTCTGCTCACCTTAAAGCAACGATGATGAAAATCTCTGACCCAATCATTTTCGGGGCTATTGTTGAGACTTTCTTCAAAGAAGTATTTACTAAATATGCTGAGACTTTCAAGTCTTTAGACATCAATCCAAATAACGGTCTTGCTGATCTTTTTGATAAAATCAAAGGAAATGCTCAGGAAGCTGAGATCAAAGCTGATATTGAAGCTGCTTTGGCAAACGGACCTAGAGTGGCAATGGTAAATTCTGACAAAGGAATTACTAACTTCCACGTACCTTCTGACATCATTGTTGACGCATCTATGGCTGCTCTTGTAAGAGGCGGAGGTAAGATGTGGAACAAAGACGGTAACGAAGAAGATACAGTTTGTATCATCCCAGACCGTTCTTATGCAGGTTTCTATCAGTCTGTCATTGACGATATGAAAGCGCACGGAAAATTAGACCCTACCACTATGGGATCTGTTCCAAACGTTGGTCTAATGGCTCAAAAAGCTGAAGAATATGGCTCTCACGATAAAACTTTCCAATTAGCTGCTGACGGAACTGTAGAGGTTCAGGACGAGGCTGGAAACGTTCTTCTTTCTCAGAAAGTAGAAAAAGATGATATCTTCAGAATGTGCCAGACTAAAGATGCTCCTATCCAGGACTGGGTAAAATTAGCAGTTAACAGATCAAGATTATCTGATACTCCTGCTATCTTCTGGTTAGACAAAGGAAGAGCTCATGACAGAGAAATCATCAAAAAGGTAGAAAAATATCTTGCTGATCATGATACAACGGGTCTTGACATCAGAATCCTTGATGTAAAAGATGCAATGACTGAAACATTAAAAAGAGCAAGAGAAGGTAAAGATACGATCTCTGTTTCCGGAAACGTATTGAGAGATTATTTAACAGATCTTTTCCCAATCCTTGAGCTTGGTACTTCTGCAAAAATGCTTTCTATCGTTCCATTAATGAACGGTGGTGGTTTATTTGAAACAGGTGCCGGAGGTTCTGCTCCAAAACACGTTGAGCAATTCTTAGAAGAAGGATATTTAAGATGGGATTCTCTAGGTGAATTCCTGGCACTTCAGGCTTCTTTAGAGCACTTGGCACAAACTCAGGGGAATACAAAATCTCAGGTTTTAGCTGATGCATTGGATGAAGCGAATGCTAAATTCTTAGCTACAGATAAGTCTCCTGCAAGAAAAGTAGGTCAGATTGACAATAGAGGTTCTCACTTCTATTTGGCAATGTACTGGGCTGAAGCACTAGCTAACCAGACTGCTGATGCTGAATTGGCTAAACAATTTGCACCAATTGCACTGGCAATGCAGGAAAACGAAGAAGTAATCAATGCAGAATTAATTGGTGCTCAGGGTAAACCTCAAAACATTGAAGGGTATTACAAAACTGACACATACAAAACGTATGCAGCAATGAGACCTAGCACAGTTTTAAATGAAATCATTGACGGAATCTAA
- a CDS encoding winged helix-turn-helix transcriptional regulator → MISINFTTMERDQTEELRALQDTLYFIGGKWRIPVINSLCNGNRRFREIERSIPGITTRMLSKELKDMELNKLVKRTVYPETPVLIEYEPTEYCRTFGNIIMEMINWGREHRRVIVEDR, encoded by the coding sequence ATGATATCAATTAACTTTACAACTATGGAAAGAGATCAGACAGAAGAACTTAGAGCATTACAAGACACTCTTTATTTTATCGGAGGGAAATGGCGGATTCCTGTCATTAACTCACTATGTAATGGTAACAGGCGCTTCAGGGAAATTGAACGAAGTATTCCCGGAATTACCACCAGAATGCTTTCCAAAGAACTGAAAGATATGGAACTGAACAAACTGGTAAAACGCACCGTTTACCCGGAAACTCCTGTTTTAATAGAATATGAACCCACAGAATACTGCCGTACTTTTGGAAACATCATTATGGAAATGATCAACTGGGGGAGAGAGCATAGGAGAGTGATTGTGGAAGATAGGTGA
- a CDS encoding SDR family oxidoreductase: MKKLTHKLAIVTGGNSGIGFAAAKELISEGATVIITGRRKEVVENAAQELGAIPFIADQANLDDIDLLKKEVEKKFGKVDILFINAGITGTLTPIENMDVENFDQVMDINFRGAYFTLSKFIPLLNEGASVIFLSSIVASTYKPNSSAYQASKAALNSIAKTAAAELAPRKIRVNMISPGPIKTEIMSKAGLDEETLKNIQNHLIDQIPMKKMGTAEEVAKLVTYLSDNESSGYVTGTEIVIDGGMTL, from the coding sequence ATGAAAAAATTAACCCATAAACTGGCTATTGTAACAGGCGGAAACAGCGGAATTGGATTTGCTGCAGCCAAAGAACTTATTTCAGAAGGAGCAACCGTCATTATCACTGGAAGACGAAAAGAAGTTGTAGAAAATGCGGCTCAGGAACTTGGAGCCATTCCTTTTATTGCAGATCAGGCTAATCTTGATGATATTGATCTGCTAAAGAAAGAGGTAGAGAAAAAATTTGGAAAAGTAGATATTCTGTTCATCAATGCCGGCATTACAGGAACCCTGACACCTATTGAAAATATGGATGTAGAAAATTTTGATCAGGTGATGGATATTAATTTCAGAGGGGCTTATTTTACGTTAAGCAAATTCATTCCTTTATTAAATGAAGGAGCTTCTGTTATTTTTTTATCTTCTATTGTTGCTTCTACCTATAAACCCAATAGTTCAGCGTATCAGGCAAGCAAAGCAGCTTTGAATTCGATTGCAAAAACAGCAGCAGCAGAATTAGCTCCAAGAAAAATCAGAGTCAATATGATAAGTCCGGGTCCTATAAAAACCGAAATCATGAGTAAGGCCGGACTGGATGAAGAGACATTAAAGAATATTCAAAATCATCTCATAGATCAGATTCCAATGAAAAAAATGGGAACCGCTGAAGAAGTCGCCAAGCTGGTTACTTATTTATCAGATAATGAATCTTCAGGTTATGTCACCGGAACTGAGATTGTGATAGATGGCGGTATGACATTATAA
- a CDS encoding heme-binding domain-containing protein: MDTTKKKRNPIAIVFLAILGIFGGLQLFSQPLEGKKVTGKIEAPKEVISILENSCFNCHSNQQNLSWYDQIAPVSWAVNKDIKRAREVLNFSEWEKLSPAEYQGKMYAILNMMQSGKMPLHEYTLLHPSAKINQKDIEIIRKYTLSLSSVEPSAQKRWKHIRLYQLRHQQNFRFHRTEFNTPLISKTGKSSV; this comes from the coding sequence ATGGACACCACAAAGAAAAAAAGAAATCCCATTGCCATTGTGTTTCTGGCTATACTAGGAATTTTCGGAGGATTGCAGTTATTCAGTCAGCCATTGGAAGGAAAGAAGGTTACAGGAAAAATTGAGGCACCAAAGGAAGTGATCAGTATCCTTGAAAATTCATGCTTCAACTGCCATTCAAACCAACAAAATTTAAGCTGGTATGATCAGATTGCTCCAGTTTCCTGGGCTGTGAATAAAGATATTAAAAGAGCCAGAGAAGTTTTGAATTTTTCAGAATGGGAAAAGTTATCTCCAGCTGAATATCAGGGAAAAATGTACGCTATTCTCAATATGATGCAAAGTGGAAAAATGCCTCTTCATGAATATACGCTTCTGCATCCTTCAGCGAAAATTAATCAAAAAGATATTGAAATCATTAGAAAATACACGCTTTCATTATCCTCAGTAGAGCCATCAGCACAAAAAAGATGGAAGCACATCAGACTGTATCAACTCAGGCATCAGCAAAACTTCCGGTTTCACCGAACGGAGTTCAATACACCCCTGATTTCAAAAACTGGAAAGTCATCAGTATGA
- a CDS encoding cytochrome P460 family protein, with product MSTLFDNSIRVIYGNDIAVKAVETENFHPWPDGSIIVKSVWKQQELPNGEIRPGKFINAQFMVKDSKQYKDTEGWGFAKFSGDELHPTGKTSSFAKESCIACHRQLAEKTGYLFDVPMKVNTQRLIQNLQKK from the coding sequence ATGAGTACACTTTTTGACAATTCCATCCGTGTGATCTATGGAAATGATATTGCTGTAAAAGCAGTGGAAACGGAAAATTTTCATCCCTGGCCGGACGGAAGCATTATAGTGAAATCTGTATGGAAACAGCAAGAGCTGCCCAATGGCGAAATCAGACCCGGAAAATTTATCAATGCACAGTTTATGGTAAAGGATTCCAAGCAATATAAAGATACTGAAGGCTGGGGATTTGCTAAGTTTTCAGGAGACGAACTTCACCCTACAGGAAAAACATCATCATTTGCGAAAGAATCATGCATTGCCTGTCACAGACAGTTAGCTGAAAAAACAGGCTATCTGTTTGATGTTCCGATGAAAGTAAACACTCAAAGATTAATCCAAAATTTACAGAAAAAATGA
- a CDS encoding sensor histidine kinase, whose amino-acid sequence MQQQKIKISQAIIWISSIFLGILSSVPQLASHQFDWKEALVNSGITAAFSVIMWYINIYMLNRTKKRRQHISYSRLMVVLAFGMIIMFGLAWIQQLILSQINFGPVMLMIEVRGILINLVCYMFLNLLQHNYTGQQVQLELEKVKSDNLGAQYELLKQQINPHFLFNSLNTLKMMAETRDGETVDFVVKLSDFYRFTLESRKLDLISVQEEMKIVDAYLFLQKARFGDGIMFTNQLEKEIGSTLIPPFTLQLLVENCIKHNIVSQSKPLHIKIYTADDHIVIENPIQRKVNPEDSLGVGLDNIKMRYKHLLEKDIIINSDEKTFQIKLPLIHEYHHY is encoded by the coding sequence ATGCAACAGCAAAAAATAAAAATTTCACAAGCCATTATCTGGATAAGCTCCATTTTCCTGGGCATTTTATCATCCGTACCTCAGCTTGCATCCCATCAGTTCGACTGGAAAGAAGCCCTGGTCAACTCTGGGATTACAGCAGCATTTTCGGTCATTATGTGGTACATTAATATTTATATGCTGAACCGCACGAAAAAACGAAGACAGCATATTTCCTATTCAAGATTGATGGTGGTACTCGCTTTTGGGATGATAATTATGTTTGGGCTGGCATGGATTCAGCAACTGATTCTCTCCCAGATTAATTTTGGGCCGGTAATGCTGATGATTGAAGTAAGGGGAATTTTGATCAATCTGGTGTGCTATATGTTTCTTAACCTGCTTCAGCATAATTATACGGGACAACAGGTGCAGCTTGAGCTGGAAAAGGTAAAAAGTGATAATCTTGGGGCTCAGTATGAATTATTAAAGCAGCAGATCAATCCACATTTCCTTTTCAACAGCCTGAATACTTTAAAAATGATGGCAGAAACGCGTGATGGAGAAACAGTAGATTTTGTTGTAAAACTTTCTGATTTCTACAGATTTACGCTCGAAAGCAGAAAATTAGACCTGATCAGCGTTCAGGAAGAAATGAAAATAGTAGATGCTTATCTTTTTCTTCAAAAAGCCCGTTTTGGTGATGGAATTATGTTTACCAATCAGCTGGAAAAGGAAATCGGTTCTACGCTTATTCCCCCTTTTACGCTTCAGCTTTTAGTGGAAAATTGTATCAAGCACAATATCGTTTCGCAAAGCAAACCTTTACATATTAAAATTTATACGGCAGACGATCATATTGTGATTGAAAATCCTATCCAGCGAAAGGTAAATCCTGAAGATTCTTTGGGGGTTGGACTTGATAATATTAAAATGCGCTATAAACATCTGCTGGAAAAGGATATTATCATTAATTCGGACGAAAAAACATTTCAGATAAAACTACCATTAATTCATGAATATCATCATTATTGA
- a CDS encoding LytR/AlgR family response regulator transcription factor — MNIIIIEDEFRAAKSLQNLISDLKPDSKILGVYDSIETSIEGLQEIKPDLIFMDIHLSDGLSFEIFKSIEITCPVVFCTAFDQYMLDAFKSKGVDYVLKPFSKEDIAEALRKVDELKKFFQKNDLPDLESIIQKMNQPSGKSSFLVFKNQKYTTIPTEDIAYFYIHNEITHLVTFAKEQFPLTQPLGQVAEQVSDKQFFRVNRQYLVNFKAIKEMEHYFQRKILVKLTIETPEKLLINKEKTHSFFTWLEDR; from the coding sequence ATGAATATCATCATTATTGAAGACGAATTCAGGGCTGCAAAATCCCTTCAGAATTTAATCTCAGACTTAAAACCAGACTCAAAAATACTTGGTGTTTACGACAGTATTGAAACAAGTATTGAAGGCTTACAGGAGATAAAACCCGATCTTATTTTTATGGACATCCATCTTTCGGACGGACTTTCCTTTGAAATTTTCAAATCGATAGAAATTACCTGCCCTGTGGTTTTTTGTACTGCTTTTGATCAGTATATGCTGGATGCTTTTAAGAGTAAAGGGGTTGATTATGTTTTAAAACCATTCTCAAAAGAAGATATTGCGGAAGCGCTGCGAAAGGTAGACGAATTGAAAAAATTCTTCCAGAAAAATGATCTTCCGGATTTGGAATCCATCATCCAGAAAATGAATCAGCCTTCGGGTAAAAGCAGTTTTTTAGTTTTTAAAAATCAAAAATATACAACGATTCCTACAGAAGATATTGCCTATTTTTATATCCATAATGAGATTACCCATCTCGTTACGTTTGCCAAAGAGCAGTTTCCTCTTACCCAACCTTTGGGACAGGTGGCAGAACAGGTTTCTGACAAGCAGTTCTTCAGGGTTAACCGGCAATATCTTGTTAATTTCAAAGCAATTAAGGAAATGGAACATTATTTTCAGCGCAAAATACTGGTAAAACTCACCATAGAAACTCCCGAAAAACTTCTTATCAATAAAGAAAAGACACATAGTTTCTTTACGTGGCTGGAGGATAGATGA
- a CDS encoding DUF1223 domain-containing protein, producing MILKNLITVSAFTALLFATSAFIYQNKDQKTIQHSTDGNNGFAVLELFTSEGCSSCPPADELMGKIEKEYKDQPVYLLSYHVDYWNRIGWKDRFSTAANSQRQQQYSRILNSQVYTPQLVVNGKAEFVGSDENSIKNAIQEALFISKKNNIELSAAVSQNTVDVHYKTSSDPKNMLLINLVEKHSSTQVEKGENEGRLLHHWQIVHQQNSISLNKQPEGTTTFKLPEGFSPENWEIIAFVQNTKTGMISESSKTVFK from the coding sequence ATGATACTAAAAAACTTAATCACAGTAAGCGCTTTTACCGCATTATTATTTGCTACCTCAGCATTTATTTATCAAAATAAAGATCAAAAGACCATACAGCATTCAACTGATGGAAACAATGGTTTCGCGGTGTTGGAGCTTTTCACTTCAGAAGGCTGTTCCAGCTGTCCTCCGGCGGATGAACTGATGGGAAAAATTGAAAAAGAATATAAAGACCAGCCTGTTTATCTTCTCTCCTATCACGTAGATTACTGGAACCGTATTGGATGGAAAGACAGATTCAGTACTGCGGCAAATTCACAGCGACAACAACAATACAGCCGTATATTGAATTCACAGGTTTATACCCCACAACTGGTAGTGAACGGAAAGGCGGAATTTGTAGGTTCTGATGAAAACTCAATCAAAAATGCCATACAGGAAGCCTTATTCATTTCTAAAAAGAACAACATAGAATTATCGGCAGCTGTTTCTCAGAATACAGTTGATGTTCATTACAAAACATCTTCAGATCCTAAGAATATGCTTCTCATTAACTTAGTTGAAAAACATTCTTCTACCCAGGTGGAAAAAGGTGAAAATGAAGGGAGGCTTCTTCATCACTGGCAGATTGTTCATCAACAGAATTCAATCTCATTGAATAAGCAACCGGAAGGAACAACAACTTTCAAACTTCCTGAAGGTTTTTCACCAGAGAACTGGGAAATTATAGCTTTTGTTCAAAATACAAAAACAGGAATGATCTCAGAATCTTCAAAAACAGTTTTTAAATAA